In the genome of Hevea brasiliensis isolate MT/VB/25A 57/8 chromosome 14, ASM3005281v1, whole genome shotgun sequence, the window ATATTATATTTTGCTGTGAAGAAACTGAGGCAGTCATGTGGGAAAAAAACAGGAGAATCATATAGATTTGAGAGCTTCATCCCCTCTGTAAACAGCCTCAAAGCCAGGCAGAGAGTTGATatataaaagaagaagaagaagaggaggaggaggaggagagggTGGTAAAAAAGAGAGGCAGCTgaagtttttcttttcttttattcaattgttttttcaagaaaaaaaaaaaggaaggaatTAACCATGATTTCCAGGGAGGACAAGAGAGCAGCACTGCATGAGAAGCTTCAACTTCTTCGTTCCATTACTAATTCTCATGCTGTAAATCCCTCTATCTTTCTGTGGCCTTTGCTTCCATTGGTTTAATACATGCAGTTtccccataattcatcaatttataTATAAAGATTTCAATATATCATTTTATATAAAGATCTCTATTTAAAGAAAACCACAATTCTCCCTTCAATTTCACCTCTAAATATCacctttttttctttatttttccaacaataaaattgattttttttttcgttcttgtcatccttaattaatttttttgttattctTGTCTAATTTCTAGCTACCGGAGGCAAAATTATTGCTTCATCTATCATATGAAAGCCAGAAGGAAAGGAAGTTAAGGAATTAAAGAGGAGAATTTAATTTTATGAACTTGTTCTAACAAAGGTTTGTGCATGTAACAGCTAAACAAAACCTCAATCATAGTTGATGCAACTAAGTACATTGAAGAGCTAAAACAGAAGGTAGAGAGACTGAATCAAGATATGGAAGCTGCACAAACTTCGAGCCACAGAAATCCATTGCCTATGGTACGAAATTTTATCCTTTCTATTATTAATTATTCCTTTTCTTTATCTCATCCCCGCAGGCAACAGGATAAAGACCTTCTTCTTTATCGATCTTTTCgacaataattaatattatttctttatttttgtattttattaaaaaccccgtaattcttttttttttttttcgcagGTTACAGTAGAAACCCTAGAGAAGGGTTTTCTAATAAACGTATTTGTAGATAGGAGTTGCCCTGGCTTGCTTGTCTCCATATTGGAAGCATTTGAAGAACTGGGTCTTAATGTTCAAGAAGCTAGGGTTTCTTGCACTGATAGTTTTCGATTACAAGCTGTTGGAGGAGAGGTAGGAGAAGAACTAcatctttttcattttcctttttttttttttttcctattatgAATACTCATTTTGTTATAATTAAAGCAAGCCATATAACCTGTGTGAGATAAGCTAATTCTTGGACAATGATCCATATGGGAAATTTATATATTTCAGTTAGTTTTCCGTTATATATTGCTAATATTGGAATTTGGAAATCAtcattaattttcttttcttgttattATTTTCTCATTTAGCTTCTTTGTTGTGAGGCTTACTCTAGTCAGTCATGTCTTCTTGTTGCTTTCAAGCTACCGTATTTTATAGGTTTGCATTGCTTGTGCATTTTAACTGTGGAGTAGTAGTCATTTACTGTCTTTGTGCGTATCATATGGTGGCCACCAGCTCAGTGGGGTCTTTTTACCCTTTCTCCATTTATTGaattatttcaatttataaattgcatggtggatatatatatatatatatatttcttgcgTTAATTTCTATTTATCATACATTTAAAATATGAACTTGTAAATTTTATCATACATTTTGCATCTTAAATAATCTAGTATACATAAAATTTTCTACATGAGTATTTTTTATATTGATTGTGTCGTAATAATAATGTCAAAGATAACGTTTTTGTGTGATTAATTTTGCAGAACGAAGAACAAGGTGAATGCATTGATGCTCATGTGGTGAAACAAGCAGTGTTGCAAGCTGTTAAGAACTGGAATGAAAGTACTGAACAAGAGTAATAATATGTCGTAAAATCAAAGTCTTGTTTTATAAATTGACTAATATCctttattgtaattttaatttgcaTGATCACTTCTTTAATCTCTTGTTGAAGCTAGCTAATAGCTAGTTAATTATGTTGGGAACGTTGTTAATCAAAGGATTAAATGTTCCGAATTTAAGTTTTATAACTCCAAAGAcaaatttagaaatgaaatgcactaaaatcattattaaaattataaagtcTTAAGCTTGAATCATAATTAAAGTTatatgaataattaaaaaaattaaatggatGTTAGGAGTACAAGAATCGAAGTGAAAATCATGACTGCAAGAGTCCTTTCTTGTTTTCTTGCAAAGAAAATGCAAAACAATCTCAAATTGTTTAGGGTAGGATGACACCATTCATGTGAAATGAAAATTGGTACTATAATCAAAACAATGATAAGATTATCACAAGTTGTTTGGCAAT includes:
- the LOC110670786 gene encoding transcription factor bHLH61-like, with the translated sequence MISREDKRAALHEKLQLLRSITNSHALNKTSIIVDATKYIEELKQKVERLNQDMEAAQTSSHRNPLPMVTVETLEKGFLINVFVDRSCPGLLVSILEAFEELGLNVQEARVSCTDSFRLQAVGGENEEQGECIDAHVVKQAVLQAVKNWNESTEQE